The region gctcaggtcatgatcccagggtcctgggatcgagtcccgcatcgggctctctgctcagcacggagcctgcttccccgactctctctgcctgcctctctgcctgcttgtgatctctgtctgtcaaatacataaataaaatctttaaaaaaataaaataaaatttctcagtCTACCAACATTTGATGGTCTCATTACAATCACAAGTGTTTCTTGAATAAAGGAGTAAAAACTGATGGTTCCCTGTGGCTTAAGACTCTCCCGAACTTACCGATAGTAGTGGCTCCAGCATCCACGCTATTTTCAACCAACTCCTTCACAGCAGTACTTAAACTGAGTACTACTTGTCCAGAACAAATCTGATGGACTGACTTGCGATCGATAGGTTTGATGGCCTTCGCAAGTTCTGTGCTAAAGACACGCGTTATGAGAACCACAGTGAGGatgcatttatgtattttcatCTTGGTTTTAAATGCAGGAGATGAGTCGTCTCTACTAATAGCTCACGCATCTGACACGTGCGTTTATTACATTAGCATATCCATTGATTACATTCACAAATACACATGTTGTCCTACAATTCTTACACTTTCGTCAAAAAAAATCCTCTGAATAGATACTTCCAATGCAATGGATATTTAGAAATTTAGTTATGCTGGGATCTACATGGAGGAAACACATGTACCCCTCCACCAATGGGTCTATAATCTTCGGTGACAATGGGCTCTTCTTCTGACAAGTGAAAGCAACACTTCTCCCACCAGTAGAAAACCCAACAGCACGGTGGGAAATACACACTGTTTATGTGAAAACCAAAACCATCTTAGAAACTGGGTACCTGTTATATAACTATTTCCATAGGAGCCTTTGAATCTCCCCTCCAAGTCCTGCCTGACAGCTGCTGCTTTAGCAAAAACCCCCAAAGTTCTTGCTGTACCTACCTTAAGAGTTTCACAACCAATCTGTTTCTACTCTCTCCCTATTCCAATCCACCCTCAACGCTACCAGTTACTTAAGAAATCACAGAAATGGACAAGTAACTTCTCTGCCTAAAAAATCTACTAGTACAGGTGTGCCCAGCTGGATCATTTGGAGGAagatgggactcttgatctcggggtcctgggtttgagccccatactgggtgcagagattactttaaaaataaataaattaattaaataaacttGGGGGGGGGATCTGCTAGCATCCCATTGTCTGTTATATGAAAATCTAGTCCTATGAAAAACTGGACCCAAACCTACTTTTCTCTCGTTCTCTCCAATCCTCCGTTCACCAATTCCCCTATATTCTAGTTACAACAAACTGTTTCCTGAATATCACAAGCTCTTTTAGACAGTGCACCTTGTCCATACACGTCTGTCTAGACcgttcccctcttcctcctctgcctagCAAACTCCTGCTCATCCCAAGAACACATTCCTTCTGTTCACTagtttagcaatttttttttttttaagaggctcAATGGATAATGTGGTTTTAATAGAACCCAGGAGCCTCCCTGCGAGAGAAATCTTTGGGTAGTCTCCCACAACTGCTAACACACAGCAGACCCTCAATAAACTATAAAACAAGCAACAAACATCTTTACTCTTCATTCCGCCTTGCAAAAAACTTCTCTCAGGTTTCTCTTAAATGTGGAGACTGCAGAGGACAACACAAAATGGAAAGAAGTGTCTCTGACACTTACTTACTCGGCAACACACCACAGGCCACAAGTCCACTTCCGAATTTATTTTGAGGAAGGGGGATGAAATATGTAAACACGGACAGCGAATGTGCAAGACTAGCCGGGACACTCGCCCCTGCGAACTGGGTTACTAGCCAGCAATGATATGCTCAAGGGGATGCCAAACTTCTGCATTTTTGAAACCTGTGCGGCTATGCAAACTAGCACGTGCCTTGAAGCCTCCCCCAAATAATcgcaatttaaaacaaaaaaaaaaaaaaaagagagagagagagagagagagagaaaccaggtAGAAAGGAAGTGAGTTCAGTTTCCTGGGATGTCGTGCTCCCGCTGCCAGTCCCCGGACACGTCCAGGCGTCTAGGCAGAGCTTGCCTGGGAGCCGGCCGGATCCCCCCGCCGACCCCGACCGCAAAGCGCCCTCGAAAGGGCAGCGGGTCTGGGGAGCGCCGAAGAGCCCGCTCCGGGGCCCCCGCAGGCTCCCCCAGCGCCGcggtctccttccctccctttcagGGGTCTGGAACGCCGTGGGCATCAAGGATGGCTACCGCGAGGGGACACCGCACGCATCGCTCACCTCGGCCCTTCCGCTAGCTCCATGGATCCAGAACCCGACCCGCCTCCCGGACTCGATACAGTTCCCGATGCAGCTCCCACGGAGGCTCCGCCTCCCTGTCGCCCATTGGCTGCTTCCGACACCGTGCCCCGCCCCTTCCGGATGGGGCCTCCGTCGCTTCCCACACCCCCTTCTTGCCGATTGGTTGTGTAAAAAGTCGAGGCTGTGACGTCCCGAGGGTGCGGGCCAATTAGGCCGCACGGACTGCGCTTTCCCGAAAGGCCGCAGCCGGATCGGAAAGGAGGTGGCTGTAGGCTCTTGTGGTGTCCGACGGTTTCTGAGCGTTCGTGTCCCTCACCCGCCCCCTTCCGTTCTTCGGCTCCCAGGATGCCGATGTACCAGGTAAAGCCTTATCACGGTGGCAGCGCGTCCCTCCGTGTAGAGCTTCCCACCTGCATGTACCGGCTCCCCAACGTGCACGGCAGGACAGGCAGCCCGGCGCCGGACGCAGGCCACGTGCAGGTAGGACagcgcggccccgccccgcccccacccgctcTGAACGTAcgttttcccccacccccacccggtcCAGTGCGCAGGCGCCTTGTCTCATCCGCCGTCTTCCACCCAGTGCgcaggcgtcgtggccgggccaGTGGAGTTGAGGACGTGGGGGACCTGGGATCCGACCTGGCGGCTGTACCCCGGCCCGACGCTTGCTTCAGCTCGGTGTGCGCGTTCTGTTTATTAAAGAGTTAGTTCTCTTGTATCTGTTTCTGTTTCCGCTTATGGCTACTAAAGCTTTTCTGTTGCCAAATTGTAGCCACAGAAAAGTGAGGAGCACGTTATTTTGAGGAATTCTAAAGCGAACTCCATAGTCACCCAAGTTAACAGGACGTTGTCAGCGCCCCGAGTGCCCGACCTCGGTGGTCCGTGTGTCCTGAGTCTGCGCCCCGCCGTCTTGAGCTGCCTTCCGCTGACCTGGCTCCCGGGGCCGCTGGGGGCGGGTCAGCCTCCGTGAGCGGCGAGCTGTGCTATAGACCAGGGCGTGCACCGGAGCTGGAGCTCGGGGTGGGATTGCCGGCTGTCGGGGGTGGGATGTGTTCACCTGGACCCGGTAAACCGCTCCCCGAGCGGCGTGTGTGCAGGTTTGTGTGCTCCTCGGCCGTGGGCGCGGAATACCTGGTGCGTGCACCCAACGCTGGTGGGTGCACCGTGGGAGCCTCAtgtagtttttactttttattttttttattttttttagattttattttatttacttgacagacagagatcacaagcaggcagagaggcagggagagagaggagaggaagcaggttccttgctgagcagagagcccgatgcggggctcgatcctaggaccctgggatcatgacctgagccaaaggcagaggctttaacccactgagccacccaggcgccccctcatgtAGTTTTTAGTTCAGGTTTTCTAGACTTCTGAATCACTGGAGCTCCTTGTCGCGTTGGCTGATCATTTTGGTGGTCTCTTTTGTAAAGTGTCTGCCCAAGCCTTTCTGGTTTTCATTGGTTGCAAATTGCACGTCTTGGGTTTACAGGCTTATTAGGTCCGTTCCAGCTGAAGAGGCGGGAACAGGTGATTTTTGTAGTCCGTTTTCTCTTGGGGTGTTATCCTTCACTTTAAGTAGGCTGCAGGCCCATGGCTACAACTCACAACTCTaaatcaacacctgagctgagttactgactgaaccacccaggggccccctcctTCACTTTGTCTTGCGTCTTCTGCCTAGATTGGAAGGCTGGTGGTTGGGTTAGTTGGCAAACAGTGATACAGTTGTTGTCTCATGAGGGAGCTAAGACAGAAATAGCACCGTGATCCACAGCCGTTCAAGTGCACTGCCTCAGGAAACTGAGGACAAAACCCAGACCCAGAGTGGGAAGTGTCACATCTCATTTGatacagagtctttttttttttttttttgagtatgcTGCTTAACTTCCTCGGCCTTTCAACTGTGACCTTCTAAGACACCCAGGCCCACTTGTTTAGCAGATGATAACAATATAGACAAATAATTAGAAATCAAGCATATCACAGGCAGATAGGAGCAACACAAAGGATAAACTGTTTCTGAAATGCGtataaaagaaatggataaacacaGTATGCCCAGGCTTGATCTAATCTGAGCAGGAAAACAAGGGAAGGGTACAGGTAAAGCAGATGTCGAGCATTTCCTCATTCCTCACATCAAGACGGGTGGAACCAAGCTGTCCTGGGCTCCCAGTCACAGGCCACTGTTACAAATGCAGGATTTGTTTTATGCATTGTTTACTGTGCTGACTGGAGTGGAGAATCCAGTAGGCACTTCCTTGCCCGGGTTTATCAGGGATCCTACTCCGGTTTGTAGAATTGAGCAAGCTGGTGCACACACAGCGTGCAAATCAGACCCGCTAAAAGGGACTGGAAGGCTCCTCGAGGACTATCACCGAGGAACAGACAGATACTACACACTAGCAGCCCTACCCGTCACACCCTGCACCCAGACTTATTTCCATTCAGCACCTCATTAATTCCTTGCCACACTGAAGTAACTCTTTATGCTTCTTTGCTCTACCCACAGGTCAGTCGTCTTacatttctttgctgttggtCTTAAACAAGAGCGGCAGGCTAGGGGAGGTGAGAAAGTGCAGAttaggagaagagggaggggcgtCACAGGTAGAAGGAACAGAACAAAAGCCCTGTGGCAGATGGGGGCATGGTGGGTTTTAGGGACCCAAAGGACAGCACAGCAAGTGGAGAGCATGGGGGAGCGTTTTGGAGAGCAGATGGTCAGAGGACAGGTCACACAGGCTATTTCTCAACCCTAGTTAACGGCTTTGTTTTCAGGCAAGGAGCCTATGAGGTTAACGAGGAAGAGCAGTGATGTGATCCACATTTGTTTTCATCTCTCTGGCTGCCGTCTTAGGAGTGGGTTGGAGAGGTGACCAGTGGAAGCAGGCCAAGTGAAAGTGGTATCTTGAACTTGGGCAGTGACAGCTGAGGCAAGCTTAGAAGCCAGTGgattccaggggctcctgggtggctcagtgggttaaggcctctgccttcagctcaggtcatgatctcagggtcctgggatccagccccgcatcgggctctctgctcagcggggagcctgcttccccttctctctgcctgcctctctacctgcttgtgatctctctctgtcaaataaataaaatctttaaaaaataataaaaaaaaaagtaagtctgtagagatttgagtttttttttcctcagcaaaTGTTATTGGTTACTTTGTAGCAGTCACTATACCAGGCAAGAAAGATGCAAAGATTCAGTGAACAAAGGACGTAAGCATTCCATACTTCAGAAGCTCTACATTTCAGCAGTGAAAAGGTTCTGGATGATTCTAAGATGGAAGAGTGCCAGTACTGTGTGGAGAATGACGTGGGGAAATTGATCATCTGACCCCATGGACTTACATTCCGAAGTCATATGATGCATTTTGTTTAGCCTCCTTGTGGTCCATTTTCCCTTCACTTGGTATAAATTGCTAAGTTACATTctcattgcccccccccccagtgtttttctatttgttaaataaacaaagTATTTTGAACTGATTTGACATTAAGAATAAAGAACAATGATTTGGGTTCATTTTCCGTGCTCTGTTCTTAAATTACCTGAAATACGAGTCCTACAACTTCAAAATGGCTTTCAGTCATGTGTTTTTGTTGTAAAGCATTTGGGATCTCTTTGCAGGACTCTTGGACTGTGGGAAAAACGAGATGATTCTGCTGCCTCgttttaatatcttttcatgGGTGGGGGGTTTGATGAATTCATGGAATTCAGCAGAAGACAACTGATCAAATTTGAACACTGCCGTGATATTAGAGGAAATGAACGTTTTGATGTCGGTTTGTTTAGGAGGAATCTGACCCTTCTCTTCAAGCTCTTGAGTCCCGCCAAGATGACATTTTAAAACGTCTGTACGAACTGAAAGCTGCCGTTGATGGCCTCTCCAAGATGATTCAGACACCAGACGCAGATGTGGATGTAACCAACATAATCCAAGCTGATGAGCCCACTGCTTTCTCGACCAGCGCATTGGACTTAAATTCAGTGCTCGGAAAGGTGAGTCCGTCTGGAGGTCTGTAGAGAACGCCAGCGGCGAGGTTGTTGTTAGTGCTGGGAAACTGTGCTCTTGTGATTCAAGCTTTGGTTTTCTAGTTCTCAAAGGTGGTACAGAGAGcatgttcttttttcctcccctaaaTGATCGTGCCTTTGCACAGAAGAGATTTGTGAGCTATGAGTGAAGCCAAAGCAAGTTGTTTGTAAAGCTGCTTGACTTCTCAGACCCAGTGGAGAAGAACTGGGAGGATCCCTAGGCAGGGATAGGAGTTGAGTTTCAGCTCCCCACCATTCCAGGCCGTGTGTGACGCAGGCCAGAGATGGGCATCACTCCAGCAGCCTCCAAGCCTAGACAAACAGGCCTGTGTCCCCTCAGTGCTTCTCAGGTCCAGCGAGTCCATCCTGACTCTGAGAGCAGCCTGAATCCGAGTGTTGACCGCCTAGGCCATCTCATGGGTCAGGTGTCTGTTGCTACATTCAGTTTGTAGTCTTAGAATTAAGTTGCATCCGCCACCTCTAAAGATCAGTCTGCGGGCTTTGGCTAATTTAGGTGACAGTGTGATATGCAAAAAAGAGTATCTTATTTCTAAGTGGTATTACTGAGAGTACAAAAGAATCCCAAGAAGCCTCTGGAGTTGATGGTAGAAGTGCTACTGTGTGAGACCTGACAGGTGGAGGCGGGGTTGCAGGGTCTCCCGGGTGACCTTGACCCTCTGCACTCAGGTTCTTTGATCACCCGGTATGTTTGCCTCCACTGAGGACCCGAGACCCGGCCAGGCCCCCAGGGAGCCAGTCTAGTTGACAAATCAGTGGTCACGCAGAGCTGTGCCTGTGCCTCAGGTGCTGGGAAGGCTTCCCCGGGCACATAGTGGTTAAGGTGAATTTTGATACCTCCGAAGGCATAGCATCGAGTTCAGAGAACTACAAAGCATTCGTGAATAGGTGGACGTGATGGCCTTAGGTTGGTAGTGCTAAGACTCTTAGATCGTGGTGGGGTGTGTACAGAAAGCCAAGGAATTTGAATTTGGCCTCCATGGTATTAAGGAGTTTATTATAGAGTAAATGCATGAAATAAAGTCCACATCTAAAAAGGCAGTATGTTTTAGTCCTTTAGTTAaggtttttcaggtttttcagACTTAGCCTGCTTGCCGTCACCAGTGACATTTGGAACCAGGTCCCTATTCAGGGAACTCTTCATTGACTCAGGCAAACCCATGTAGAAACCATGCTGTCGGGTGGTCAGGTGTCGGAAAGATTTGGTAAATGGGGTGAttgcatgttttttgttttttgttttttaaataacttagGAAGTGTCATTCTTCATGTGTTGTTTTACTGACTTCACAGCGAAGTCAGCCTTCTATTTGCGGATATCCGCTGCGCCAGGGTTCAGGGCTGGAGTCGGCTCACATCCCTGCTCCACTTCGTACTGAGCCCCGTGAGCTGGCAGATTGCCTCCccagctgggaggtgggggtgacAGTGGGCGCTGAGGATGCCGTTCAGTAACCCAGGGCAGGCCCTGAGAACAGCGCTAGGGACCCAGGCACTCAGGTGGCTGCTAACGGTCTGTGCTGTGTTTGGGCTTCCCCTGCAGGATTACGGGACGCTGAAAGACATCGTGATCAACGCAaacccagcctcccctcccctgtccctgctGGTGCTGCACAGGCTGCTGTGCGACCACTACAGGGTCCTGTCCACCGTGCACACGCACTCCGCAGTCCAGAGTGTGCCAGAAAACCTCCTCAGGTGCTTTGGCGAGCAGGCCAAAAACCAGCCCCGGCACGAGTATCAGCTGGGTTTTACTCTGATCTGGAAGAATGGTAAGCAGGGAAGGCGGGGCAGGGCTCGTAGGCTCTGAAATGAGAGGGGCCCCCTGAGTTCAGTAAGAGGCAGCGAGGGGCCGGGACCAGGACATTCTTCAGCCGCTTACTGTCGGGTCACAGCCCCTATAAGTCTAGGGAGTGTGTGGGCTGGTTCTGGAAAAGGAGCACAGATGAGCCTTATGAGGACGGACAGGGACTCCTGGTTTCCAGTCCTCATCCTGCAATTaaattctgaggcacagaggttgGAAAATAGGTCTGCAGTCCCTTCTGGCTTGAAAATGGTCATAATCAAATACCAGAAATGGTGACTTTTTTTAACATAGAGCTTGCGTTCTATAAATATCCAGTTCAAACTTTCTTGATCAAACACATTttggaggggcagctgggtggctcagtggcttaaagactctgccttcggctcaggtcatgatctcagggtcctgggatcgagccccacatcgggctgtctgctcagtggggaacctgcctctcccccccccccccccgccgcctacttgcgatttctgtcaaataaataaaaataaaatcttttaaaaaaaaaagacatgtttggCGACCAGACAAAATGTGACGTTCATGAAAATTCGTTCCTTTGCCACCAGTTCCCAATCATCAGCAACTGCCCTCTCCCCATTTGTTGTTGAAGCTGTTACCAGACACCGTGTGCTTCTTGCCTTTCAGTGCCGAAGACTCAGATGAAGTTCAGCGTCCAAACCATGTGTCCCATCGAAGGAGAAGGGAACATTGCACGGTTTCTGTTCTCTCTGTTTGGCCAGAAGCAGGACGCCGTAAATTTAACCCTCATAGATAGCTGGGTGGATATCGCGATCTTTCAGCTGAAAGAGGGCAGCAGTAAAGAGAAAGCTGCCGTGTTCCGCTCCATGAACTCCGCTCTCGGGAAGAGCCCCTGGCTGGTGGGGAATGAACTCACCGTGGCCGACGTGGTGCTGTGGTCGGTGCTGCAGCAGACAGGCGGCTGCGGAGGGACGGTGCCGGCCAACGTGCAGAAGTGGATGAGGGCGTGCGAAAACCTGGCGCCCTTCAGTACGGCCCTCAAGCTCCTCCAGTGAGTTTCCGTAACTCTGAAAGGTTGACTGCGAGAATGGTGCTGCCTCAGGCCTGTCGTGGGTGAAGGAACCTGTACTCAGATCAGTGTGTTTCGGCCAGTTGCCTAGAATCAATAAAGGCGTCCTATGATTTGTGGGtttcactttatttaaaattcatccAAGTCGTGGGCACGTGCCAGCGTGCAGACACTTTTTTGAGATACACAGTGAACGCATCCCATTGGGGCCTGTGAGAGACGTGGGTCGGTGGGGAGTGCTGAGTAAAGGGGACGCTGTGGGAACGGTGCAGGGGGCAAAAACAGGAACACTCCTGCCAGAGCTACTTTGGGATGATTTAGAGATTCGGGGGCAAGAGACACAAAGCTTAGAAAGGGCAGGAGTCTGGAGTGATGCCAGACAGAGAAGAAGGTTGGAGGAGGTACATGGCGCTGCTGAGAGCCAGGCAGTGAGCTCCTCGGACATCTTCCTGGTAATCGACAGGCAGCCAGTGCAGGCCGGGGCGCGCACGGTGACAGGCGGGGTAGGGACACGTACCCAGATCTGCGCAGAAGGACGTTCTAGAGGACAACCTGGTGGTGAGCAGCGTTCAAAGGGGAAAGAGTTGAGGACGGTGCCTAAATCTCGGAGACTGGACAGTGATACTAAAAACCAGGAGTTTGTGGGATACGAGCAGGAAGAGAGCAAAATAGGTTTAGTTTAGAGCCAGTTTCAGTTCAAAGTGCTGGATCATAAAAGAATTCCTTAAGGACACAGTTTGGGAGAACTTCTACAACTTTAATAAGTCTTATCCAGGCTCACTACATAGAACTATACCATCTATCCTCTAACACAGACGAAATTTACATTCCAGTTCACCAGAGAACGAGAAGTCCACATTCTCATTTACGGAGCCTAATTAATGCAGGTCAGGCACATCCCCATCTTTCATGTCGTCCTTGGCCCCTCTCTCCTGGGAAAGGAGACTCAGCTGCTTCTTTAGTTCTtcgatttctttttcttgctccaGTATTTTCATCTGTAGGGTGAGATTAACCTgtcaagagaaaatgttaaattcCATTTAAATGGCCTCTTCCATTTTCAATATACAGGCCTACCTCCTTTTGCCCGATACGCCTGAATTCCAGGCCCCGCAGTTCGCGAAGCGGCGCCAGCATCAGGTCCCCACGGCTCCGTTACTAACTGGGCACCTCAGTCCACGACACACGTCACCACCAGGGGCCAGCCATCACTTTCTCATGGCACACACCCAGGCCATGTGTGTAGCTGTGTTGCCGTGTGTCCCGACAACGGACAGAGCAGCAAGCTCGTGGAGAGCAAGGAGGCTGGTGGCGGCATCAAATTGCAACGTGTGGTCTTAGAGAAGGAACGGCCAGCCAAGGGGGTGCTGCTCCTGCCGCCGGAGTGTGCAGCCCCAGGACCAGGCGAAGAGGACTTAGCAGAAATGAGGAAAAGGATGACGATGCCCCAGAGAAACTGACACCAGCAAAATTCACACTGAAAGAACTCTCAGAGGTCTCTCACAGCTTCAAAAGTGCGAAGGATAAAACCTTGGTCGCTGCTCCAAGCTTAGGAGTGGACAGTTCACCAAGGCCCAGAAAAGACCCTCCCTCTGTATCCTAGGTTCTACGGCGAGCTGCGGGCAGGCAGTGTTCAAACCACTCTTGAGCATGTCAATTCTTAATTACAGGGCACTAATAAATAGTAGTTTTACCACTTGCTTCACTTCTACATACCTCCGCAACTGACAGAGTTTTTAATATTCTGAGAAACACTTTTGAAGGTCACAGGGCAGCCGTAACTTCCCGTGAATTACTAAGATCCCCTTGCGTGGTCTGAGCTCAGCGTGGTCATTTTCACAGTCCTGTATGAACGATCACGCAAACCAAAGACCGCCTGTCCACACAAGTTTTCTCTCTATAGGCATGTGGAggctatttaataaaaaaattctacaagAGAAACACCATAAATGCCAAATAACTATGGTCTCTGATAACTAACTTAACTTGGAGTTAGAAAATCCCTTCCATAGCAGGAGATAAATTTAATCACCACATCTGTTGTTTCCAAAGGCACTACACCTTCCTGTTTACCACTGAAGCTAGTAAAATTCACGGTTTTACCTGAAACTTAGTAACCCTCAAACAGAAAATGAATCGACGGAACAGTTACTACAAACAGCACCCAGACCAGTGTGCGTCAGAACGACTTCAGGTATCTGTTACACAAGGGCCATGGCCCCTCTGCCCCCAGACTTCTCCCTTAATAGGTCAGGGCAGCTGAGAGGGCCTGAGAAGTCCGTCAAGTCCCCGAGGATTTTATGCTGGTGGCCTGGAGAATAACTCTGAGGACGCACTGTGGCTCACACACTGTGGGGGCAAACATCACTTGGGGATCTCATTAAACTCAGATTCTGATGTGGTACATTGGCCATGGTCACCCTGCTTACTGGGACTATGAAGAGTGTGCTTCTGGGAACTCTGAGAATGAACTGAATCTGGTTTCCATAAACCTTACTCTAAGCTCAACTGTTCTTCCTGAAACTGGATTCacaatttaaattctaattcaaGCTTCGTATTTTCCTCAGGGGTCCCGGCTGGCTCAGCcggtgaagcatgtgactcttgatctcgggattgtgggTTTGGGTAtaaagatgactttaaaaaaaaaaaaaagaaaaaatgtatgtaCGTACATTTCCAGAATTTTGGAAAAGTTCGCTCTGCAGCAGCTGAACAGCAGACGGTCTCTGAGATGCATTCCTTCTCGTTAAGTGCTGGATATACTTGGCTTGCACGGGACACCTCTTACTGAGGGATTCGGGTATCTGACCACTTCTTAAACCTGTTAAAACGTGTACTCGCTCCATTTCTGTTCCAAACGGCTGAAAGAGCTCTAGCAGGATCACACCCAAGCTATACATATCTGACTGGAAAAAGCGGGGGAGAGAGAATTTAGTGGTGAAACACAAAGAGAGACTAACATCTCCATTTCAGTGTACCATCCTCTCAAACACAAGATTTCTGAAGACGATTTAGACCCTACAGTGCAGGGAACACAGTGGGCAAGCTTAACCCCTGCAGAGGCAAGTGTCTGCTGCCTAGAATCATGGCCCTGAGGGACAGCTGACTGGTACCGCCACAATTCCCATCTCTTCAATACCAAGAAGGGGCATCCATAGGCACAAGGCCGGccgggtgaggggcagggagaaccCCAGCGCCCAGTCACTACCATACCAGTGACCGCCCAGCACTCCCTGACAATCCCAGTGTGGAGCCGCCTGCCTGAGAGATGGGAGCTCACACATGCTGGGGCGAGCTGCAGGGGGTGGTGTCCCCGAGGCCTGCTCCCGTCCCCTCTGCCTCCACACACAGCAAAGCACTCTGGTAAAGTTGAAGACACTGCAACAAATCTGTGTTACTTTTCCTGAAATCGTTTTTCGAGGAAGGTCTTTACCAGGTAGGATTTAAAGAAGAGCCATGGTCTTTTCCTGGCAGTTCACACCCTGCCACTAAAAAAACTAAATGATTcatcaaaaggaagaaaactcaTTAGGCTGTTGTTTTGAGAAAAGGATTTCCTCTACCATTCCCTCAAGgaacaaaatggattaaaactcttcagtatCTTCATTCTGCTTCAAAGGGAGGCAAGCACCACACTTCCTGTTCTATCAGTGAGCGTGTGTTTGTGGAAACAGAAGACAGGCAGAAACAGGCTTCTGGGAATTCTGGCCTCCTGACATAAACTGTGCCATTTTAAAAGACACGCTCACTTCAAAGATAATTTAGGACACCACAGATTTAGAAGTGCAGTCAGATTCAGGTAAAAAGTGAGGTTTCCTGTTAGCGGCGGTCTGATGTAACAGACAACCTATCCTACTCTGTTTCCTCCAAACACACCTCAACACGAGCCCTTCCACTGCACTTACAGTGCTTCTGTCACTAGGCCAGCAGAGCAGGCCCAGC is a window of Meles meles chromosome 21, mMelMel3.1 paternal haplotype, whole genome shotgun sequence DNA encoding:
- the AIMP2 gene encoding aminoacyl tRNA synthase complex-interacting multifunctional protein 2 isoform X2, with the protein product MPMYQEESDPSLQALESRQDDILKRLYELKAAVDGLSKMIQTPDADVDVTNIIQADEPTAFSTSALDLNSVLGKDYGTLKDIVINANPASPPLSLLVLHRLLCDHYRVLSTVHTHSAVQSVPENLLRCFGEQAKNQPRHEYQLGFTLIWKNVPKTQMKFSVQTMCPIEGEGNIARFLFSLFGQKQDAVNLTLIDSWVDIAIFQLKEGSSKEKAAVFRSMNSALGKSPWLVGNELTVADVVLWSVLQQTGGCGGTVPANVQKWMRACENLAPFSTALKLLQ
- the AIMP2 gene encoding aminoacyl tRNA synthase complex-interacting multifunctional protein 2 isoform X1, with protein sequence MPMYQVKPYHGGSASLRVELPTCMYRLPNVHGRTGSPAPDAGHVQEESDPSLQALESRQDDILKRLYELKAAVDGLSKMIQTPDADVDVTNIIQADEPTAFSTSALDLNSVLGKDYGTLKDIVINANPASPPLSLLVLHRLLCDHYRVLSTVHTHSAVQSVPENLLRCFGEQAKNQPRHEYQLGFTLIWKNVPKTQMKFSVQTMCPIEGEGNIARFLFSLFGQKQDAVNLTLIDSWVDIAIFQLKEGSSKEKAAVFRSMNSALGKSPWLVGNELTVADVVLWSVLQQTGGCGGTVPANVQKWMRACENLAPFSTALKLLQ
- the AIMP2 gene encoding aminoacyl tRNA synthase complex-interacting multifunctional protein 2 isoform X3; translation: MIQTPDADVDVTNIIQADEPTAFSTSALDLNSVLGKDYGTLKDIVINANPASPPLSLLVLHRLLCDHYRVLSTVHTHSAVQSVPENLLRCFGEQAKNQPRHEYQLGFTLIWKNVPKTQMKFSVQTMCPIEGEGNIARFLFSLFGQKQDAVNLTLIDSWVDIAIFQLKEGSSKEKAAVFRSMNSALGKSPWLVGNELTVADVVLWSVLQQTGGCGGTVPANVQKWMRACENLAPFSTALKLLQ